A window of Argopecten irradians isolate NY chromosome 1, Ai_NY, whole genome shotgun sequence contains these coding sequences:
- the LOC138314433 gene encoding transcription factor HES-4-like, whose product MNNTNSTNMDIQQDYDTMSLKSEEKYSQRKSKKPMMEKRRRARINSCLLQLKSLVLQAMKKDTSHYSKLEKADILEMTVKHLRSLQRRQLTSAVAADPTVAAKYNIGFSECASEVMRYLGSAQGINEDVRNRVVNHLGGCVQTINASSMAHHNLQPIHVQIPPSQNVAANNPRAMYSSERLLVQPATQTQNGCSYPLQSAIPVQPQSNGGQFDHVPGSAFSGPYCMSAPEDLSNMYPHKTLKSEPRPVSISPQSYCQKHQEQDMSPEKHSHSHMVSTLSSSPVFSPATSALKEEQLWRPW is encoded by the exons ATGAACAATACAAACAGTACTAACATGGATATACAACAGGATTATGATACAATGTCACTTAAAAGTGAGGAGAAATATTCACAGAGAAAG AGTAAGAAACCAATGATGGAAAAAAGGCGAAGGGCCCGAATCAACAGTTGTCTTCTACAACTTAAGTCTCTCGTATTACAGGCAATGAAAAAAGAT ACATCTCATTACTCGAAGTTAGAGAAAGCTGATATTTTGGAGATGACAGTGAAACATTTACGAAGCCTACAACGTCGACAACTGACTTCCGCTGTAGCAGCTGATCCTACTGTAGCTGCCAAATACAACATTGGATTCTCAGAGTGCGCCAGCGAGGTGATGCGCTACCTGGGATCAGCACAAGGCATCAATGAAGATGTTCGTAACCGTGTTGTCAACCATCTGGGTGGATGTGTACAGACCATTAATGCGTCTTCAATGGCACATCACAACCTCCAACCAATTCACGTGCAAATTCCCCCATCACAGAACGTAGCAGCGAACAATCCACGTGCTATGTACTCTTCTGAACGCCTTCTCGTTCAGCCAGCTACTCAAACACAGAATGGATGTTCATACCCTCTACAATCAGCTATTCCAGTTCAACCACAGTCGAATGGTGGACAATTTGATCATGTACCAGGCAGTGCTTTCAGTGGACCTTATTGTATGTCTGCCCCGGAAGATCTATCAAACATGTACCCCCACAAAACACTCAAGTCAGAGCCACGTCCGGTGAGCATCAGTCCACAATCCTACTGTCAAAAGCATCAGGAACAGGACATGTCTCCTGAAAAACATTCTCATTCACACATGGTGTCGACATTATCGTCCAGTCCCGTGTTCTCACCCGCCACGAGTGCTCTGAAAGAAGAACAGCTTTGGCGTCCGTGGTGA